The genomic window GACGTAAACTTCGCCCTCGGGCACGTGGAAGCCTTCGGTGTAAAGCTTGAAGTGGTGGATCAGGCTTTCCATCGATTGCTTCATCTCGCCGCGCTTAGGCGGCGAAACCTTGCCATCAGTGCTCGCAATCGGGCCTTGAGGCATATCGCGCAAACACTGCTTGATGATCTTGGCGCTCTCGCGAACTTCCTTTACGCGCACCATGAAGCGGTCGTAGCAGTCCGAATTGGTGCCGACGGGAATGTCGAACTCCATCCGGTCATAGACTTCGTAAGGCTGCGACTTGCGCAAATCCCACGGAATGCCAGCGGCGCGGATCATCGGGCCTGAAAAGCCCCATGCAATCGCATCATCACGGCCCACAACGGCGATATCGACATTGCGTTGTTTGAAGATGCGGTTGTCCATCACGAGGCTCATCGCGTCGTCGAACAATTGAAAGAACCGGTTGTCGAGCCAGTCGCCAATATCAACCAGCAGCTTTTCCGGCACATCCTGGTGAACACCGCCGGGGCGGAACCACGCCGAGTGCATCCGCGCGCCGCTCGCCCGCTCAAAGAAGTTGAGGCAATCTTCGCGAAGCTCGAACACCCAAAGGTTTGGCGTCATCGCGCCCACATCCATGACGTGAGCACCGATATTCAGCATATGGTTGCAGATGCGGGTAAGCTCGGCAAACAGAACGCGAAGGTATTGCGCGCGCTCTGGAACTTCGATGTTCAGAAGCTTTTCAATCGCCAGCACATAAGAGTGCTCCTGACAAAGCGGCGAACAATAATCCAAGCGATCAAAATACGGCAGCGCTTGCAGATAGGTCTTCTGCTCGATCAGCTTTTCAGTGCCGCGATGGAGAAGCCCTACGTGCGGGTCCACCCGCTCAATCACCTCGCCATCAAGCTCCATCACCATGCGCAGAACGCCGTGCGCCGCAGGGTGCTGCGGCCCGAAGTTCAGCGTGTAGTTCTTGATGACTTCGCCGTCATTAGTTGGCGATTCTTCGATTTGGACGCTCATTTGCTGCCCTCCTCATCATCGATCTCGAATTCGACCATATCAGGCGGGACAGCATCAGTGCCTTCAGCCGCCTTCTCTTCCGCATCTGCGCCAGCACCCGTATCAGCAGGTGTCTCAGTCACTTTTGGCTTGTCCACGTTGGGCGCGCCTTCGGCTTTTTCGTCGCCCGGCAGCACGTAATCGGAACCCTCCCAAGGCGAGAGGAAGTCGAAGGTGCGCATATCTTGCGCGAGCTCAACAGGCTCAGACACAACGCGCTTTTCCTCTTCGGAATAACGCAGCTCAGTGTAGCCGGTCATTGGAAAGTCTTTGCGGAACGGGTGCCCTTCAAAACCATAGTCGGTGAGAATACGGCGAAGGTCTTGGTTGCCTTCAAACACAACCCCATACAGGTCGAACACTTCGCGCTCCAACCAACCGGCATTGGGCCAAAGCGTTGTAACCGTCGGCACGGGAGTCTCGGCGGTCGCTGAACACTTCACCATCACGCGGTGGTTCTTGGTAAGCGAGAGAAGCATATAGACGACTTCGAAGCGCTCTTCGCGGTCGGGATAATCAGCGCCCGCAATTTCCATAAGCTGTTGATACTCATGATCCTCTTTTAAGGATTTGAGCACCGTTGCAACTTCGTCGCGCTTGGCCGTCAGGATAATCTCGCCATGCTGCTCAGCAGCGCCGTCGAGCCATACACTCAAGGATTCGCCAAGCGCGTCCAAGACACCATCATTGGAGGCATATTTGGGGGCGGAGTGAAGAACTGTCACGGGGTCTAACTCCTAGCGCTCAATCGTGCCGACACGGCGGATTTTGCGCTGCAATTGCATCACACCATAAAGCAGCGCTTCTGCTGTTGGAGGGCATCCGGGCACGTAAATATCGACCGGCACAATCCGGTCGCAGCCGCGCACAACGGAATAGGAATAGTGATAATAACCACCACCGTTCGCACATGACCCCATGCTGATCACGTATTTGGGATCAGACATCTGGTCGTAAACCTTACGCAGAGCCGGAGCCATTTTGTTGCACAGCGTGCCAGCCACAATCATCACATCTGATTGACGCGGGGACGCGCGGGGCGCCGCGCCAAACCGCTCCATATCATAGCGCGGCATATTGACGTGGATCATCTCCACCGCGCAGCAAGCGAGGCCAAAGGTCATCCACCACAGCGAACCGGTGCGCGCCCATTGGAACAGGTCTTCGGTCGACGTGACAAGAAAGCCCTTGTCATTCACTTCGGATTGAAGTGCGCGGAAGTAATCCTGATCAGGCGCGCGCACCTCACCGCCTTTCGCGGTTTCCAAAGCGCTCACATCAGCCAGAGATTTAGGGGGCGTAATCGTATTCATCTCTAATTCCTTAGGGCCAGCACCCTATTGCCAATCGAGGGCTCCCTTTTTCCATTCATATGCAAGGCCAATCGCAAGAATGGTGAGGAAGGTCATCATCCCGATCCAGCCAACCCAGCCCGTTTCACCAAGGCTCACCGCCCATGGAAAAAGAAAAGCCGCCTCAAGGTCGAAAATGATAAAACTGATCGCGACGAGATAGAATTGCACGTCAAACTGACTGCGCGAATCTTCAAACGCGGGAAATCCGCACTCATACTCAGACAGCTTTTCAACGTCGGGATTGTGCGCCCCCGTCAGGCGCGAGACGCCCATCGGCAGGAACACGAAAAGCACCGAAAGCCCGAGTGCTACACCAATGAAGAGCAGTATCGGCAGATACTGTCCAAGGTCGACGGATTGGTCGATCATCCCGATTTCCATGTAGTTTATATCCCAGTTGTGGGCCACTTACGCATGAGCTGTCCTCTACGCAAGGGCAAGTCGCGCGTAAATCGCAGCATATTTCATGCAGAAAATCGAACGACTAAGCTTGAACCAAGTCAATCGGGAAAAGACGTAGTGGCCTGCCCTGAACGACGCGCCAGGGTCAAGACCTCTCCGCAATTCTATTTGATCATATTGGCAACCGCCTTTTGCGTTGCCTTGCCGTAAGGCGGTTTGAACCCGCCAAGCTTGGCGATGTCGATCTTGGGCTGGTGATAGACGCTGCGCGCGTGGCTGAATTCCTTAAAACCCTCAATCGCGTGATAGCTGCCCATGCCCGATGGCCCGACGCCGCCGAACGGCAGATCTTCGATGGAAATGTGGAAAAGCACATCATTGGTCGTCACCCCGCCTGAGATCGTGCGGGTGAGAACGCGCTCTTGCTCGGCTTTGCTTTCACCAAAGTAATAAAGGCCCAGCGGGCGGTCATTTTCATTGATGTAGTCAATCGCTTCATCGACCGCGCGATAGGTTTTGACCGGAAGGACAGGACCAAAGATCTCCTCCTGCATGGCCTGCATCTCATCGTTGACATTTTTGAGGATCGTCAGAGGCATCTTGCGCTGGTTTGCGTTGCTGAAATCTTCGCCCGCCGGGTTCACCTCGATCACCTCAGCCCCTTTGCCGCGCGCGTCCTCAACCAGGCCTTGCAGCCGCTCGAAATGGCGGTCGGAGACAATCGAGGCGTAATCGTCGTTTTGAAGGACAGTCGGGTACATTTTAGTCGCGCCCTGAACCACACCAGCAATCGCTTCGTCCTCGCTCTCCTGAGGGACGTACATATAATCGGGCGCAAGACAGATTTGCCCTGCGTTCATCATCTTGCCTAAGGCGATCCGTTCACCCGCCTTCGCAAAATCGGCGCTTTTGCCCATGATCACAGGCGACTTACCGCCAAGCTCAAGGGTAACTGGCACAAGGTTAGCAGAGGCCGCTTCCA from Erythrobacter sp. SCSIO 43205 includes these protein-coding regions:
- a CDS encoding NADH-quinone oxidoreductase subunit C; this encodes MTVLHSAPKYASNDGVLDALGESLSVWLDGAAEQHGEIILTAKRDEVATVLKSLKEDHEYQQLMEIAGADYPDREERFEVVYMLLSLTKNHRVMVKCSATAETPVPTVTTLWPNAGWLEREVFDLYGVVFEGNQDLRRILTDYGFEGHPFRKDFPMTGYTELRYSEEEKRVVSEPVELAQDMRTFDFLSPWEGSDYVLPGDEKAEGAPNVDKPKVTETPADTGAGADAEEKAAEGTDAVPPDMVEFEIDDEEGSK
- a CDS encoding NADH-quinone oxidoreductase subunit D, whose product is MSVQIEESPTNDGEVIKNYTLNFGPQHPAAHGVLRMVMELDGEVIERVDPHVGLLHRGTEKLIEQKTYLQALPYFDRLDYCSPLCQEHSYVLAIEKLLNIEVPERAQYLRVLFAELTRICNHMLNIGAHVMDVGAMTPNLWVFELREDCLNFFERASGARMHSAWFRPGGVHQDVPEKLLVDIGDWLDNRFFQLFDDAMSLVMDNRIFKQRNVDIAVVGRDDAIAWGFSGPMIRAAGIPWDLRKSQPYEVYDRMEFDIPVGTNSDCYDRFMVRVKEVRESAKIIKQCLRDMPQGPIASTDGKVSPPKRGEMKQSMESLIHHFKLYTEGFHVPEGEVYVATESPKGEFGVYLVSDGTNKPYRCKIRPTAFSHLQAMEMMSKGHMLADATAILGAIDVVFGECDR
- a CDS encoding NADH-quinone oxidoreductase subunit B family protein produces the protein MNTITPPKSLADVSALETAKGGEVRAPDQDYFRALQSEVNDKGFLVTSTEDLFQWARTGSLWWMTFGLACCAVEMIHVNMPRYDMERFGAAPRASPRQSDVMIVAGTLCNKMAPALRKVYDQMSDPKYVISMGSCANGGGYYHYSYSVVRGCDRIVPVDIYVPGCPPTAEALLYGVMQLQRKIRRVGTIER
- a CDS encoding NADH-quinone oxidoreductase subunit A is translated as MIDQSVDLGQYLPILLFIGVALGLSVLFVFLPMGVSRLTGAHNPDVEKLSEYECGFPAFEDSRSQFDVQFYLVAISFIIFDLEAAFLFPWAVSLGETGWVGWIGMMTFLTILAIGLAYEWKKGALDWQ
- a CDS encoding coniferyl aldehyde dehydrogenase, translated to MANDQREQQEAILKLQRDAFTASRPESMALRKDRIKRAMALLKDHAENLCKAMAADFGNRSMDQSMITDIAATVGAGKHALKNMDKWAKTEKRPVQFPLGLLGAKAELRYEPKGVIGILSPWNFPVQLAFGPLMQIFAAGNRAMIKPSEFTERTSMLMAELVEEYFTKDELAVVTGGPEVAATFSSLPFDHLVFTGSTATGRRVMEAASANLVPVTLELGGKSPVIMGKSADFAKAGERIALGKMMNAGQICLAPDYMYVPQESEDEAIAGVVQGATKMYPTVLQNDDYASIVSDRHFERLQGLVEDARGKGAEVIEVNPAGEDFSNANQRKMPLTILKNVNDEMQAMQEEIFGPVLPVKTYRAVDEAIDYINENDRPLGLYYFGESKAEQERVLTRTISGGVTTNDVLFHISIEDLPFGGVGPSGMGSYHAIEGFKEFSHARSVYHQPKIDIAKLGGFKPPYGKATQKAVANMIK